One region of Streptomyces leeuwenhoekii genomic DNA includes:
- a CDS encoding peptide ligase PGM1-related protein — protein MRYRPLPEAQVMPAPGLDERQLDTLVEGGRRISEGLGALGYRGILSADAVVTPAGEVLFTEYNGRATGSTHIYEIVGKRVVGAGFGTDRVLLERVWPQGWTVPSFADALRRLRESGEVYDPATRRGVVILAAYHPGRKGVMLCFVDENLEAATRREQLVGRLFT, from the coding sequence ATGCGCTACCGGCCGCTGCCCGAGGCACAGGTGATGCCCGCTCCCGGCCTCGACGAACGCCAACTGGACACCCTCGTCGAGGGCGGGCGCAGGATCTCCGAAGGGCTGGGCGCACTGGGATACCGGGGCATCCTCAGCGCGGACGCCGTGGTCACGCCCGCGGGCGAGGTCCTGTTCACTGAGTACAACGGACGCGCCACCGGATCCACCCACATCTACGAGATCGTCGGGAAGCGGGTCGTCGGAGCGGGGTTCGGCACAGATCGTGTGCTGCTGGAACGGGTGTGGCCGCAGGGCTGGACGGTGCCGTCCTTCGCCGACGCCTTGCGACGCCTGCGGGAGTCGGGGGAGGTCTACGATCCCGCGACCCGGCGCGGTGTGGTGATCCTGGCCGCCTATCACCCGGGCCGCAAGGGCGTGATGCTCTGCTTCGTCGACGAGAACCTGGAGGCGGCGACCCGCCGCGAACAACTGGTCGGCAGGCTCTTCACCTGA
- a CDS encoding serine hydrolase domain-containing protein, with translation MRNPLDSAELTTALENVHRAGVPGLFAEVRDGGQIWRAAAGVADVATGRPVTAEMRHRVGSITKPFTAAAVLQQVESGQIGLDAPIRRYLPRLVPGERGDAITVRMLLNHTSGLAEYLPYAYPSLKALPALADTGPESLDDHRLTRFDPVELIAMGVGAPAVGAPGGTPGVYSNTNYLLLGELLRKVTGMSAERYITRNVIERAGLRETELPDAPHIDGPHSQIYESWFGMIDPPRDYSVYDMSWVGPAGSLISTVRDLNRFFGMLLAGEIVSPSSLAQMQRTVPVVNQEGRTIDYGLGLHPMKAPGQGTFWGHGGTVWGAGALAMTRADGKRQMAVAVNRQRWNRLDSSGRPQPHPIDDALAAFHHVAMYG, from the coding sequence GTGAGGAACCCGCTGGATTCCGCGGAGCTGACCACCGCCCTCGAAAACGTCCACCGCGCCGGTGTGCCGGGCCTGTTCGCCGAGGTGCGTGACGGCGGCCAGATCTGGCGCGCCGCCGCCGGGGTCGCGGATGTGGCCACCGGTCGCCCCGTGACCGCCGAGATGCGGCACCGCGTCGGCAGCATCACCAAGCCCTTCACCGCCGCCGCCGTTCTGCAGCAGGTCGAGAGCGGCCAGATCGGTCTCGACGCGCCGATCCGCCGGTACCTTCCGAGGCTGGTGCCCGGAGAACGCGGTGACGCGATCACGGTCCGCATGTTGCTGAACCACACCAGCGGCCTGGCCGAGTACCTCCCGTACGCCTACCCCTCCCTCAAGGCGCTCCCGGCCCTCGCGGACACCGGGCCCGAGAGCCTGGACGACCACCGGCTCACACGGTTCGACCCCGTCGAACTGATCGCGATGGGGGTCGGCGCCCCTGCCGTCGGCGCTCCGGGCGGCACTCCGGGGGTGTACTCCAACACGAACTACCTGCTCCTCGGCGAACTGCTGAGAAAGGTGACCGGCATGTCGGCCGAGCGGTACATCACCCGGAACGTCATCGAGCGCGCCGGGCTCCGGGAGACCGAGCTCCCCGACGCGCCGCACATCGACGGCCCGCACTCGCAGATCTACGAGTCGTGGTTCGGCATGATCGACCCGCCGCGCGACTACAGCGTCTACGACATGTCGTGGGTGGGGCCGGCGGGCTCGCTGATATCGACCGTCAGGGACCTCAACCGCTTCTTCGGCATGCTGCTGGCCGGCGAGATCGTCAGCCCGTCGTCGCTCGCGCAGATGCAACGCACCGTCCCGGTCGTCAACCAAGAGGGAAGGACGATCGACTACGGATTGGGCCTGCACCCGATGAAGGCCCCCGGCCAGGGCACCTTCTGGGGCCACGGCGGTACGGTCTGGGGTGCTGGTGCGCTGGCCATGACGCGTGCCGACGGCAAGCGGCAGATGGCCGTCGCGGTGAACCGGCAGAGGTGGAACAGGCTCGACTCCTCGGGAAGGCCGCAGCCCCATCCCATCGACGACGCGCTGGCGGCTTTCCACCATGTGGCGATGTACGGCTGA
- a CDS encoding VOC family protein, producing MSYDQQYPHDSELSAAGVQLNHTAIYASDRHLSAEFLAAVLGLKVGAPFGPFLPVDLGNGVTLDYYEKRDEPIQSQHYAFLVPDELFDAVITRLEVVGVTYYADPSHTQPGRINRLFGGRGAYFDDPDGHNMEVMTRPYVRP from the coding sequence ATGTCCTACGACCAGCAGTACCCGCATGACTCCGAGCTGTCGGCGGCTGGCGTACAGCTGAACCACACTGCCATCTACGCAAGCGACCGGCACCTGTCTGCCGAGTTCCTCGCCGCGGTCCTGGGCTTGAAGGTCGGCGCCCCGTTTGGGCCGTTCCTGCCCGTCGACCTTGGCAACGGCGTGACGCTCGACTACTACGAGAAGAGGGACGAGCCGATCCAGTCGCAGCACTACGCCTTCCTCGTCCCTGACGAGCTGTTCGACGCCGTCATCACCCGTCTGGAGGTGGTCGGGGTCACCTACTACGCCGACCCCAGCCACACCCAACCCGGCCGGATCAACCGTCTATTCGGTGGTCGCGGCGCCTACTTCGACGACCCGGACGGTCACAACATGGAGGTCATGACTCGGCCTTACGTCCGCCCTTAG
- a CDS encoding lytic polysaccharide monooxygenase auxiliary activity family 9 protein, with protein MLFAVVAGALTWSAPAQAHGTIVSPASRAYQCWKTWGSNHTNPAMQTEDPMCWQAFQANPDTMWNWMSALRDGLGGQFQARTPDGTLCSNNLSRNASLNKPGAWKTTNVSNNFTVQLYDQASHGADYFKVYVSKQGFNPKTQTLGWSNLDFITQTGRFAPAQNISFPVQTSGYTGHHILFVIWQASHLDQAYMWCSDVNFG; from the coding sequence ATGCTGTTCGCCGTGGTTGCCGGCGCACTGACCTGGTCGGCCCCCGCCCAGGCTCACGGCACCATCGTCAGCCCCGCCTCCCGCGCGTACCAGTGTTGGAAGACGTGGGGCAGCAACCACACGAACCCGGCCATGCAGACCGAAGACCCCATGTGTTGGCAGGCCTTCCAGGCCAACCCCGACACCATGTGGAACTGGATGAGCGCGCTCCGCGACGGCCTCGGTGGCCAGTTCCAGGCCCGGACCCCCGACGGGACGCTCTGCAGCAACAACCTCTCGAGGAACGCCAGCCTGAACAAGCCCGGGGCGTGGAAGACGACCAACGTCAGCAACAACTTCACGGTCCAGCTGTACGACCAGGCGTCCCACGGTGCCGACTACTTCAAGGTCTACGTGAGCAAGCAGGGCTTCAACCCCAAGACCCAGACCCTGGGCTGGAGCAACCTCGACTTCATCACGCAGACCGGTCGCTTCGCCCCGGCGCAGAACATCTCGTTCCCCGTCCAGACCTCCGGCTACACCGGACACCACATCCTGTTCGTGATCTGGCAGGCCTCGCACCTCGACCAGGCCTACATGTGGTGCAGCGACGTGAACTTCGGCTGA
- a CDS encoding CASTOR/POLLUX-related putative ion channel: MGRRRSRLGDRARYWFDSTLSYGALALVGWLALLCLAVVVPASAVLVWTDPEAPASLPDRLAAVWRLTGETLRLGGATGAPLRVAVSVLLALITLLYVSTLVGLITTALTEHLMALRRGRSTVLERGHAVVLGWSEQVFTVVGELVAANANQHRAAVVVLADRDKTDMEEALATKVGPAGATRLICRSGPVTDPAVLALTSPGEAGVVLVLPHDRPDADAEVVKTLLALGRALPTRTPRPAVVAAVRNDRYRLAAALAAGADGVVLESDTITARLIVQAARHPGLSLVHRELLDFAGHEFYVIAEPGLVGRSFGEALLSYATSSVVGLVREGTPLLGPPPQTRIRPDDRLLVISHDDDPVGLEECAALVEEAVTVCGPREPQRPERVLLLGWNRRAPLIVDQLRRGVPPRSAVDVVTDGDEATARQVADADSDAGTRLTLTLHRGDVTRPTTLRHLDIGSYDSVIVLGGDPAPGRPSGEPDDQTLVTLLLLRDLERTLGRELPVVTELVDDRNRALAPISPGADVIVSGKLIGLLMAQISQNRHLAAVFEELFSAEGSGVHLRPATEYVLPDRETAFATVVAAARDRGECAIGYRSHDDMSNGPAYGLRINPPKAERRCWTARDEVVVVGEDRG; the protein is encoded by the coding sequence GTGGGGCGGCGGCGTTCTCGGCTGGGTGACAGGGCTCGTTACTGGTTCGACAGCACACTCTCCTACGGCGCCTTGGCGCTGGTCGGCTGGCTGGCCCTGCTGTGTCTGGCCGTCGTCGTCCCGGCGAGCGCGGTGCTGGTGTGGACCGATCCGGAAGCACCGGCGTCCCTGCCGGACCGGCTGGCGGCGGTGTGGCGACTCACCGGGGAGACGCTGCGGCTGGGCGGTGCGACCGGCGCGCCGCTCCGGGTGGCGGTGTCGGTGCTGCTCGCCCTGATCACCCTGCTGTACGTCTCCACCCTCGTCGGTCTGATCACGACGGCGCTGACGGAACACCTCATGGCGCTGCGCCGCGGCCGTTCCACCGTGCTGGAACGGGGACACGCCGTGGTGCTGGGCTGGTCGGAGCAGGTCTTCACGGTGGTGGGCGAACTGGTGGCCGCCAACGCCAATCAGCACCGGGCGGCAGTGGTCGTGCTGGCCGACCGCGACAAGACGGACATGGAGGAGGCCCTGGCCACGAAGGTGGGGCCGGCCGGGGCCACGCGGCTGATCTGCCGCAGCGGCCCCGTGACCGACCCGGCCGTGCTGGCCCTGACCAGTCCCGGCGAGGCGGGGGTCGTCCTCGTCCTCCCCCACGACCGGCCCGACGCCGACGCGGAGGTCGTCAAGACGCTGCTGGCGCTCGGCCGCGCGCTGCCCACCCGGACCCCCCGTCCCGCCGTGGTCGCCGCCGTCCGCAACGACCGGTACCGTCTGGCCGCCGCCCTCGCCGCCGGTGCGGACGGCGTCGTCCTGGAGAGCGACACCATCACCGCCAGGCTGATCGTCCAGGCGGCGCGGCACCCCGGCCTCTCCCTCGTCCACCGGGAGCTGCTCGACTTCGCGGGGCACGAGTTCTACGTGATCGCAGAACCGGGTCTCGTGGGGCGCTCGTTCGGTGAGGCGCTGCTGTCCTACGCGACGTCGAGCGTCGTCGGTCTGGTCCGGGAGGGCACTCCCCTGCTCGGCCCTCCGCCGCAGACACGTATCCGGCCGGACGACCGGCTCCTCGTCATCTCCCACGACGACGACCCGGTCGGGCTGGAGGAGTGCGCCGCGCTGGTAGAGGAGGCGGTCACGGTGTGCGGGCCACGGGAGCCGCAGCGGCCGGAGCGGGTGCTCCTGCTCGGCTGGAACCGCCGGGCGCCGCTCATAGTCGACCAGTTGCGCCGCGGTGTCCCGCCCCGGTCGGCCGTCGACGTGGTCACCGACGGCGATGAGGCCACGGCCCGGCAGGTGGCGGACGCCGACAGCGACGCCGGTACCCGCCTGACCCTGACCCTGCACCGGGGGGACGTGACCCGTCCCACGACCCTGCGGCACCTGGACATCGGCTCCTACGACAGCGTGATCGTGCTGGGCGGAGACCCGGCACCCGGTCGGCCGTCCGGCGAGCCGGACGACCAGACGCTCGTCACCCTGCTGCTGCTCCGGGACCTGGAGCGGACCCTCGGGCGGGAGTTGCCGGTGGTCACCGAGCTGGTCGACGACCGCAACCGGGCGCTGGCGCCGATCAGCCCCGGAGCCGACGTGATCGTCAGTGGAAAGCTCATCGGCCTCCTGATGGCGCAGATCTCCCAGAACCGGCACCTGGCCGCCGTCTTCGAGGAGCTGTTCTCCGCGGAGGGCAGCGGCGTCCATCTGAGGCCGGCCACCGAGTACGTGCTGCCGGACCGGGAGACGGCCTTCGCCACCGTCGTGGCCGCCGCGCGCGACCGCGGGGAGTGCGCCATCGGCTATAGGAGCCATGACGACATGTCGAACGGCCCCGCCTACGGGCTGCGGATCAATCCGCCCAAGGCCGAGCGCCGCTGCTGGACGGCCCGGGATGAAGTGGTCGTCGTCGGCGAGGACCGCGGATGA
- a CDS encoding DUF4157 domain-containing protein produces the protein MGNAAVVQLLHRGGHRQEQNEGVGSGLRPTEQAELQRAAVHEVIRSGGRRLDDATRVTMEARLGADFSDVRVHSGSAARASAAALGARAYTSGNHVVIGDGGADAHTLAHELTHVIQQRQGPVTGTDNGAGLKVSSPDDRFEREAEANARRALSEPVPAAGDDVGTVQGFAEYAPSQQHAEHVQRAVPHRKVDDQGNREDLAAFNEIVAGLDNAVQWAYDYVIGTPGLGALAEFDGHTRHWVRTWEAFLEGDVGKPSKEFGYAVESVATYRLKGTTTFADYHIGLQEVHGGTRPDVVLTGPGGRLVAALDITASGSQDHIFDKDNWEKRFPSFAEITYQSLTDVTLELMRGRKDATGSVSKEELAAFQAAAAERRNRFMERRDEIRADFDTYVKPLKPKPAVFNLRPELGIQLVVSWLRSGRFDLSDDVKRLDKTASCVLAALGVDGGQYGFTTGYTANVARGESFLMAADTRPTADAWGKTFEVKELGFDLT, from the coding sequence GTGGGGAACGCCGCCGTCGTCCAACTGCTCCACCGAGGTGGGCACCGTCAGGAACAGAACGAGGGCGTCGGCTCCGGGCTTCGGCCGACCGAGCAAGCCGAGCTGCAACGCGCCGCGGTTCACGAGGTCATTCGCAGTGGTGGCCGTCGTCTCGACGACGCGACCCGCGTGACCATGGAGGCCCGGCTCGGTGCCGATTTCTCCGACGTCCGGGTGCACTCCGGCAGCGCCGCGAGGGCGTCGGCCGCAGCACTGGGCGCCCGTGCCTACACCTCGGGCAACCATGTCGTCATCGGTGACGGCGGCGCCGACGCGCACACGCTCGCCCACGAACTCACCCACGTCATCCAGCAACGCCAAGGGCCCGTCACAGGTACTGACAACGGTGCCGGTCTGAAGGTCTCTTCTCCCGACGACCGGTTCGAGCGCGAGGCGGAGGCGAACGCGCGTCGAGCACTCAGCGAGCCGGTCCCCGCCGCCGGCGACGACGTCGGAACCGTCCAGGGGTTCGCCGAGTACGCCCCGTCGCAGCAGCATGCCGAACACGTGCAGCGCGCGGTGCCGCACCGAAAGGTCGATGACCAAGGCAACAGGGAGGACCTGGCCGCGTTCAACGAAATCGTGGCCGGTCTGGACAATGCCGTCCAATGGGCCTACGACTATGTGATAGGCACCCCGGGTCTGGGCGCACTCGCCGAGTTCGACGGGCACACGAGGCACTGGGTCCGCACCTGGGAGGCGTTCCTCGAGGGCGATGTCGGTAAACCCAGCAAGGAGTTCGGCTACGCCGTGGAATCCGTGGCCACCTACCGGCTGAAGGGCACGACGACATTCGCCGACTACCACATCGGGCTTCAAGAGGTACACGGCGGGACCCGACCCGACGTCGTGCTCACCGGTCCCGGCGGGCGACTCGTCGCGGCGCTCGACATCACCGCGTCCGGCAGCCAGGATCACATCTTCGACAAGGACAACTGGGAAAAGAGGTTCCCCAGTTTCGCCGAGATCACGTACCAGTCCCTCACCGACGTGACACTCGAGCTGATGCGTGGGCGGAAGGACGCCACCGGCTCCGTCTCGAAGGAGGAACTGGCGGCGTTCCAAGCCGCAGCGGCGGAACGGCGGAACAGGTTCATGGAGCGGCGCGACGAGATCAGGGCCGACTTCGACACGTATGTCAAACCTCTGAAGCCGAAACCCGCCGTGTTCAATCTCCGGCCCGAGCTCGGCATACAGCTTGTCGTGAGCTGGCTCAGGAGCGGACGCTTCGACCTGTCGGACGATGTGAAGAGGCTGGACAAGACGGCTTCCTGCGTACTCGCCGCACTGGGTGTCGACGGCGGCCAGTACGGCTTCACCACCGGCTACACCGCCAACGTCGCACGCGGGGAGTCCTTCCTCATGGCGGCCGACACGCGCCCGACGGCGGACGCGTGGGGAAAGACCTTCGAGGTGAAGGAGCTGGGCTTCGACCTCACGTGA
- a CDS encoding FAD-dependent oxidoreductase yields the protein MTEDHVIAPSRGGVSRRSFTAMAGTATVATALTSGVSAALPAPAAPSGGRETDFDRCLAVARALLVLDSGNQPLVPGYQRVLREGLPARRRTRPKDVLVVGAGPAGLVAAWLLKRAGHRVTVLEANGNRAGGRVKTFRRGGHERAEQPFADPRQYAEAGAMRIPGSHPLVMGLIDQLELKKRRFHYVDVDNEGRPAHRTWIHVNGIRVRRADYARAPRRVNRSFGVPRAHWDTPAATILRTALDPVRDEFSYVDGTGKRIDKPLPERLEGWARVVQRFGHWSMFRFLTEHAGLDERTVDLIGTLENLTSRLPLSFIHSFIGSSLISPDTPFYELEGGTAVLPDALLERVRKEVRFDRRVTRIEYYDPGRPSPDLRHAGKKGPHVWVDTVSEGRGGPVVREQFTADVAVITVPFSGLRHVQIEPPMSYGKRRAVSELHYDSATKVLLEFSRRWWEWDEADWKRELNRIDPGLYDAYRTGRAPSDGRLLGAHPSVPAGHITPGQRTHYAANRSLTREQPEAVDVVGGGSVSDNANRFMFHPSHPVPGSDGGVVLASYSWADDALRWDSLDDEARYPHALCGLQQVYGQRIEVFYTGAGRTQSWLRDPYAYGEASVLLPGQHTELLPEIPVPEGPLHFAGDHTSVKPAWIEGAVESAVRAALEIHTA from the coding sequence ATGACTGAAGATCATGTAATCGCGCCCTCCCGTGGCGGCGTCTCCCGGCGGAGTTTCACGGCGATGGCCGGCACCGCCACCGTCGCGACCGCCCTGACCAGCGGTGTCTCCGCGGCCCTGCCTGCCCCCGCCGCCCCGAGCGGCGGCCGGGAGACCGACTTCGACCGCTGCCTGGCCGTCGCTCGCGCACTGCTCGTACTCGACTCCGGCAACCAGCCCCTCGTCCCCGGTTACCAGCGCGTCCTGCGCGAGGGTCTGCCCGCCCGGCGCCGGACCCGGCCCAAGGACGTCCTGGTCGTCGGAGCCGGGCCGGCCGGTCTGGTGGCGGCCTGGCTGCTGAAGCGGGCGGGCCACCGGGTGACGGTGCTGGAGGCCAACGGCAACCGCGCGGGCGGACGCGTCAAGACCTTCCGCCGCGGCGGCCACGAACGTGCCGAGCAGCCCTTCGCCGACCCGCGCCAGTACGCGGAGGCGGGCGCGATGCGCATCCCCGGCAGCCACCCCCTGGTGATGGGACTGATCGACCAACTGGAGCTGAAGAAGAGGCGTTTCCACTACGTCGACGTGGACAACGAGGGGCGCCCCGCCCACCGCACCTGGATCCACGTCAACGGCATCCGCGTGCGCCGCGCCGACTACGCCCGCGCACCTCGGCGTGTCAACCGGTCCTTCGGCGTGCCCCGAGCCCACTGGGACACGCCCGCCGCCACCATCCTGCGCACCGCGCTGGACCCCGTGCGCGACGAGTTCAGTTACGTCGACGGCACCGGCAAGCGGATCGACAAGCCGCTCCCGGAACGGCTGGAGGGCTGGGCCCGCGTGGTGCAGCGGTTCGGCCACTGGTCGATGTTCCGCTTCCTCACCGAGCACGCCGGCCTCGACGAACGCACCGTCGACCTGATCGGCACCCTGGAGAACCTCACCTCGCGCCTGCCCCTGTCCTTCATCCACAGCTTCATCGGCTCCTCCCTCATCAGCCCCGACACGCCGTTCTACGAGCTGGAGGGCGGGACGGCCGTACTGCCGGACGCGCTGCTGGAGCGCGTCCGCAAGGAGGTGCGTTTCGACCGCCGGGTGACCCGCATCGAGTACTACGACCCCGGCCGCCCGTCCCCGGACCTCCGCCACGCGGGAAAGAAGGGGCCGCACGTGTGGGTGGACACCGTGTCCGAGGGACGGGGCGGTCCCGTCGTGCGCGAGCAGTTCACCGCGGACGTCGCCGTGATCACCGTGCCCTTCTCCGGCCTGCGGCATGTCCAGATCGAGCCGCCCATGTCCTACGGCAAGCGCCGCGCGGTCTCCGAGCTGCACTACGACAGCGCGACCAAGGTGCTCCTGGAATTCAGCCGCCGCTGGTGGGAGTGGGACGAGGCGGACTGGAAGCGTGAGCTGAACCGGATCGACCCCGGGCTGTACGACGCCTACCGCACCGGCCGCGCCCCCTCGGACGGCCGTCTGCTCGGCGCCCACCCCTCGGTGCCGGCCGGCCACATCACGCCCGGCCAGCGCACCCACTACGCGGCCAACCGCTCCCTCACGCGCGAACAGCCCGAGGCCGTGGACGTCGTGGGCGGCGGCTCGGTGTCGGACAACGCCAACCGGTTCATGTTCCACCCCTCCCACCCGGTCCCCGGCAGCGACGGCGGCGTGGTCCTGGCCTCCTACAGCTGGGCCGACGACGCCCTGCGCTGGGACTCCCTGGACGACGAGGCACGCTATCCGCACGCCCTGTGCGGCCTCCAGCAGGTCTACGGCCAGCGGATCGAGGTGTTCTACACCGGTGCCGGACGCACCCAGAGCTGGCTGCGCGACCCCTACGCCTACGGGGAGGCATCGGTGCTGCTGCCGGGCCAGCACACGGAGCTGCTGCCCGAGATCCCCGTGCCCGAGGGGCCGTTGCACTTCGCCGGTGACCACACCTCCGTCAAACCGGCCTGGATCGAAGGGGCCGTGGAGTCCGCGGTGCGTGCCGCCCTGGAGATCCACACGGCCTGA
- a CDS encoding calcium-binding protein — translation MNRNRAAVSAVAVTLFTVGLAVGPAAAATATEAKARVGADWATQSIVFTAAAGQTNDLNIFSMYTSDGIRRIGFRDVVPLDPGDHCAYSRAEDTTSVVCELPADSPRPDRIDVFLGDGNDTIAAFTPGIGTVSGGPGDDELHAHTARTVLGGAGNDMVMGPAALHGGDGMDHLMGDSSNQQMWGGRGDDMIEGYGGDDTVHAGPGDDHAMGGDGRDIVLGGPGNDTLDGEGGDDLVCGGTGKDALEGGPGRNIVLP, via the coding sequence ATGAACCGAAACCGAGCCGCCGTCAGCGCGGTCGCCGTGACCCTGTTCACCGTCGGCCTCGCCGTCGGCCCGGCAGCCGCCGCCACCGCCACCGAGGCGAAGGCCCGCGTCGGAGCCGACTGGGCAACTCAGTCGATCGTCTTCACCGCCGCTGCAGGGCAGACCAACGACCTCAACATATTCTCCATGTACACCAGCGACGGGATCCGGCGGATCGGCTTCAGGGACGTGGTCCCGCTCGATCCGGGCGACCACTGTGCGTACTCCAGAGCCGAGGACACCACCTCCGTCGTCTGTGAGCTGCCCGCCGACAGCCCCCGGCCCGACAGGATCGACGTCTTCCTCGGCGACGGCAACGACACGATCGCCGCTTTCACCCCCGGGATCGGCACCGTCAGCGGCGGCCCCGGAGACGACGAACTGCACGCCCACACCGCGCGCACGGTGCTGGGCGGCGCGGGGAACGACATGGTCATGGGACCCGCCGCCCTGCACGGTGGTGACGGCATGGACCACCTGATGGGTGACAGCAGCAACCAGCAGATGTGGGGCGGCCGGGGCGACGACATGATCGAGGGCTACGGCGGTGACGACACCGTGCACGCGGGCCCCGGCGACGACCACGCCATGGGCGGGGACGGCCGCGACATCGTCCTCGGCGGCCCCGGCAACGACACACTGGACGGCGAAGGCGGCGACGACCTCGTCTGCGGTGGCACCGGAAAGGACGCCCTCGAAGGGGGACCCGGCCGCAACATCGTCCTCCCGTAA
- a CDS encoding serine hydrolase domain-containing protein, giving the protein MDRRRLLGTAVAAAGVALIPGRAMAAGDGLAAQVRPYLDRALAAGAPSAVFGVIRGGRRYVAGASQEGPAPDGKTVFQLGSIGKTLTATALARAVGAGRVRLSTPLSLPPGFAVPRGETRRITLRDLATHSSGLPRLPVNLLAEADPYNPYAHYTLEDLAAGLSQTSLGNEPGTAYTYSNLGFGLLGQALAFDGVDAMLQRRVAAPLGLSDTTTTLRPDMASRKATGHMAGEAVPDWRDRVLSGAGTSMYSTVDDMLRYLDAQLRPERSPLRDAIELTQRHHFTDPSTGLRLGLGWHFGALSDGRTMTWHNGGTYGFSTCAAFERKSRTAVVMMVNAYSDASRAFDALVFALLDELVGS; this is encoded by the coding sequence ATGGATCGACGGAGGCTGCTGGGTACGGCGGTGGCCGCGGCCGGCGTGGCACTGATACCGGGCAGGGCCATGGCGGCCGGGGACGGTCTGGCCGCACAGGTGCGGCCCTACCTCGACCGTGCCCTGGCCGCCGGCGCCCCGAGCGCGGTGTTCGGTGTCATCCGCGGTGGGCGTCGGTATGTGGCCGGTGCCAGCCAGGAAGGCCCCGCCCCCGACGGCAAAACCGTGTTCCAGCTCGGCTCGATCGGCAAGACGCTCACCGCCACCGCGCTGGCGCGCGCGGTGGGTGCGGGTAGGGTGCGCCTGTCCACGCCGCTCAGCCTGCCCCCCGGGTTCGCCGTCCCACGCGGGGAGACCCGGCGGATCACCCTGCGCGACCTGGCGACCCACTCGTCCGGCCTGCCCAGGCTGCCCGTCAACCTGTTGGCCGAGGCGGACCCGTACAACCCGTACGCGCACTACACGCTGGAGGACCTGGCCGCCGGCCTGTCCCAGACCTCGCTGGGTAACGAGCCAGGCACCGCGTACACGTACTCCAACCTGGGCTTCGGGCTGCTCGGCCAGGCACTGGCCTTCGACGGTGTGGACGCGATGCTGCAGCGCCGGGTCGCAGCACCGCTGGGTCTGTCGGACACAACCACGACCCTGCGACCGGACATGGCTTCCCGCAAGGCCACCGGCCATATGGCCGGGGAGGCGGTTCCCGACTGGCGTGACCGCGTCCTCAGCGGTGCGGGCACCTCGATGTACAGCACCGTCGACGACATGCTCCGGTACCTGGATGCCCAGTTGCGCCCGGAGCGCTCGCCGCTGCGGGACGCGATCGAGCTGACGCAGCGCCACCACTTCACCGACCCCTCCACAGGTCTGCGGCTGGGGCTCGGCTGGCACTTCGGCGCACTGTCCGACGGCCGGACGATGACCTGGCACAACGGCGGCACCTACGGCTTCAGCACCTGTGCGGCCTTCGAGCGGAAGAGCAGGACGGCGGTGGTGATGATGGTGAACGCGTACAGCGATGCCTCCCGTGCGTTCGACGCACTGGTCTTTGCTCTGCTCGACGAACTCGTCGGCTCGTGA
- a CDS encoding TetR/AcrR family transcriptional regulator, whose product MAGRRRWSTDEILDAAAELLRTSDAESFSVRKLAAALGTDSSSLYRHFRSKTELLRAVADRILLAAMDGYRPEGDWKQRITALALRVRETFGRQPQLAAVWGRYASGGTGSRLVMEEVLQALRASGLPDEEVPARYHRLAVLIAALIASEAGVSTMSPTEYEQGMELFRVAVLGADPERFPALAHYARAVRPLGADRRAAFEEILAAQLADIEAAIRRSQT is encoded by the coding sequence ATGGCGGGCCGAAGGCGTTGGTCGACCGACGAGATCCTGGACGCGGCGGCGGAGCTGCTGCGCACGAGCGACGCCGAGTCGTTCAGCGTGCGCAAGCTCGCCGCGGCGCTCGGGACCGACTCCTCCAGCCTCTACCGGCATTTCCGCAGCAAGACAGAACTGCTGCGGGCGGTCGCCGACCGGATCCTCCTTGCCGCCATGGACGGCTACCGCCCCGAGGGCGACTGGAAGCAGCGCATCACCGCCCTGGCCCTGCGGGTGAGAGAGACCTTCGGGCGGCAGCCCCAGCTCGCCGCGGTCTGGGGACGCTATGCGTCGGGCGGCACCGGTTCCCGGCTGGTCATGGAAGAGGTGCTGCAGGCCCTGCGCGCGTCGGGCCTGCCCGACGAGGAGGTCCCGGCGCGCTACCACCGGCTCGCGGTCCTCATCGCCGCGTTGATCGCCTCCGAAGCCGGGGTCAGCACCATGTCCCCCACGGAGTACGAACAGGGCATGGAGCTCTTCCGCGTCGCGGTGCTCGGCGCCGACCCCGAACGGTTCCCCGCGCTGGCCCACTACGCCCGGGCGGTCCGCCCCCTCGGGGCGGACCGCCGCGCCGCGTTCGAGGAGATCCTCGCCGCCCAACTCGCCGACATCGAGGCCGCGATCCGTCGCAGCCAGACTTGA